From the Thermococcus guaymasensis DSM 11113 genome, one window contains:
- a CDS encoding tRNA-binding protein, with the protein MWDTSKDYRLLVAEKAIELFLKTIEGAKFKGHWDKKKAIKLGREMLPEIQAMRYSYIEPKELIETPQMKALKEKALGIIEALGGEDWHHKFLSNASKDEREKVEEQVAKIRFFLNTILGLDKRLALGKINDPVIAVDIKVGEVMSVAKHPNADRLLVTNVNIGERAITVVTNDLTVKEGNRVAVALLPPANFRGIVSEGMFLGAGEGVLKDVKGEIGGLPKGIPLEALNETRNLVEAFLKS; encoded by the coding sequence ATGTGGGATACGAGCAAGGACTACCGATTACTCGTGGCTGAAAAGGCGATAGAGCTGTTCCTGAAGACAATAGAGGGAGCAAAGTTTAAGGGCCACTGGGACAAGAAGAAGGCCATAAAGCTCGGCAGGGAGATGCTCCCCGAGATACAGGCGATGCGCTACAGCTACATAGAGCCGAAGGAGCTCATAGAGACTCCCCAGATGAAGGCATTAAAGGAAAAGGCGCTGGGCATAATCGAGGCCCTTGGCGGCGAGGACTGGCACCACAAGTTCCTGAGCAACGCCTCCAAGGACGAGCGCGAGAAGGTCGAGGAGCAGGTCGCTAAGATCCGCTTCTTCCTCAACACGATCCTCGGCCTCGACAAAAGGTTGGCCCTCGGCAAGATAAATGACCCTGTCATAGCGGTTGACATTAAGGTCGGTGAGGTTATGAGCGTTGCCAAGCACCCCAACGCCGACAGGCTGCTCGTCACCAACGTGAACATCGGCGAGAGGGCCATTACTGTCGTCACCAACGACCTCACTGTCAAGGAGGGGAACCGCGTTGCCGTCGCCCTGCTCCCGCCGGCGAACTTCCGCGGGATAGTCAGCGAGGGAATGTTCCTCGGTGCTGGTGAAGGCGTCCTCAAGGACGTTAAGGGAGAAATCGGAGGCCTGCCAAAGGGCATTCCCCTTGAGGCCCTCAACGAGACGAGAAACCTCGTCGAGGCGTTTTTGAAGAGCTGA
- a CDS encoding tetratricopeptide repeat protein: MEAKRMWIERIEEYVRRDRVPDVVRFIINEENGIVKVELLAELLKRVTTLEDYQYVKGELMKCRYEVPDRKTKALVLSIIGEALFSSGDEKEGIKFFKEAMSVARSIGIEKWRAEALIGVALNMVRAGFYEDAFYLFIDAFEAVSAVKKRESVSAIRLFRKLGDSMIFSLEWVDSGEWAVEFLRSASEAYAEGGLEILSRNAEAKAVLIERAVEGDVGLLRRILAEDWLDGAVIMARYMPPEKRGSAFLEISFWLLANEKKNLGQQVFEDALSLLSRFRASDDYLTTIAFDFAKLGYPDLAMRLTKLIRSKEMLSKVLSRVALEYFRQGDEFMAKTIILAIPDETIKNKLLQQIGGGSNVGYEQGLPITRG, translated from the coding sequence GTGGAGGCCAAACGGATGTGGATAGAGAGGATCGAGGAGTACGTGAGGAGGGATCGGGTTCCTGATGTGGTTAGGTTTATCATCAACGAGGAGAACGGTATCGTCAAAGTCGAGCTTCTTGCAGAGCTCCTTAAGAGAGTAACTACCCTTGAGGACTACCAGTACGTTAAAGGGGAGCTCATGAAGTGCAGGTACGAAGTGCCCGACCGCAAGACCAAGGCGCTCGTGCTCTCCATAATTGGAGAGGCACTTTTTTCCTCGGGAGACGAGAAGGAGGGCATTAAGTTCTTCAAAGAGGCCATGTCTGTTGCCAGGAGTATTGGAATCGAGAAATGGCGCGCGGAAGCTCTCATAGGTGTCGCCCTCAACATGGTCAGAGCGGGTTTCTACGAAGATGCGTTCTACCTCTTCATTGATGCCTTCGAGGCCGTTAGTGCCGTGAAGAAAAGGGAATCCGTGAGCGCAATCCGCCTTTTCCGCAAGCTCGGCGACTCAATGATTTTCTCACTTGAGTGGGTTGACTCTGGAGAGTGGGCAGTTGAGTTTCTCAGGAGTGCCTCAGAGGCCTATGCTGAGGGAGGTCTTGAGATTCTCTCAAGGAACGCCGAGGCTAAGGCAGTACTAATCGAAAGAGCCGTTGAGGGAGACGTTGGGCTCCTCAGGCGGATCCTCGCAGAGGACTGGCTCGATGGGGCAGTCATTATGGCAAGATATATGCCCCCAGAGAAGAGGGGCAGTGCTTTTCTTGAGATCTCCTTCTGGTTGTTGGCCAACGAGAAAAAGAACCTGGGCCAGCAGGTTTTTGAAGACGCTCTAAGCCTTCTCTCAAGGTTCAGGGCTTCTGACGACTACCTAACCACCATAGCCTTCGACTTTGCAAAGCTCGGCTATCCAGACCTTGCGATGCGTCTCACCAAGCTCATCAGAAGTAAGGAAATGTTGTCTAAGGTTCTCTCAAGAGTTGCCCTTGAGTACTTCCGCCAGGGAGACGAGTTTATGGCCAAAACGATAATCCTCGCCATACCCGACGAAACCATTAAGAACAAGTTGCTCCAGCAGATTGGCGGTGGCAGCAATGTGGGATACGAGCAAGGACTACCGATTACTCGTGGCTGA
- a CDS encoding tetratricopeptide repeat protein has translation MEGVERFKEYLRLGNYRGAFAEALSVRDPLRRVIMITEIVARSYREEFVPQLLDTLREVKSPVEGAVAESYVARAFYTLEMERDGEVHFQRALELVERISSPVAKAEVLSVIGRNLVLSGRYTDGLATFRRAFELIQSARAMYSEVVSNLVNLARRVEKSAEEIPNEITLDFYRLAREIYESIGFKLQAKEIESKIRTAKEVFKRGSLAVTELLEQGNVDRAVQMARFLPPAERAVAMLNVAYWLFVHDYPDLAKAVFNDAMEILLVGKFEPRESELEAVAYRFLRIGKLEEALIIAGLLKDGKRFSELVGEIAVAYARRGELEYARELAARISDILIRDKTLHIIAEVENKLSPITRTVEPGPSNSEMGGGGQTDVDREDRGVREEGSGS, from the coding sequence GTGGAAGGAGTGGAGCGTTTTAAGGAGTACCTGCGTCTTGGGAACTACCGGGGAGCCTTTGCGGAGGCGCTCAGCGTTAGGGATCCCCTCAGGAGAGTAATCATGATAACTGAGATCGTAGCGAGGTCTTATCGGGAGGAATTCGTCCCTCAGCTCCTCGATACCCTCCGAGAGGTAAAATCGCCGGTGGAGGGGGCCGTTGCTGAGTCTTACGTTGCTCGGGCCTTCTACACCCTTGAGATGGAGCGTGACGGGGAGGTCCATTTCCAGCGCGCCCTTGAACTCGTGGAGAGGATAAGCTCCCCCGTCGCCAAGGCGGAAGTTTTGAGCGTCATAGGCAGGAACCTCGTCCTTTCCGGGAGGTACACCGACGGCCTTGCCACGTTCAGGAGAGCTTTCGAGCTGATACAGTCTGCGAGGGCGATGTACTCCGAGGTCGTCTCCAACCTCGTGAACCTCGCAAGGAGGGTCGAAAAGAGCGCTGAAGAGATCCCAAACGAAATCACTTTGGACTTCTACCGTCTGGCCAGGGAAATCTACGAGAGCATTGGCTTTAAGCTCCAAGCAAAGGAGATAGAGTCCAAAATTCGGACTGCAAAGGAAGTCTTTAAGCGGGGCTCTTTGGCCGTTACAGAGCTCCTCGAACAGGGGAACGTTGATAGGGCCGTTCAGATGGCTCGTTTTCTACCTCCTGCGGAAAGGGCGGTCGCAATGCTGAACGTGGCCTACTGGCTCTTCGTGCACGACTATCCGGACCTTGCAAAGGCCGTTTTCAATGACGCCATGGAGATCCTCCTCGTTGGGAAATTTGAACCCCGGGAGAGTGAACTGGAGGCCGTTGCTTACAGGTTCTTGAGGATTGGAAAGCTAGAAGAGGCTCTGATAATAGCTGGCCTGCTGAAAGACGGGAAGCGGTTTTCAGAGCTGGTGGGTGAGATAGCGGTCGCCTACGCGAGGAGGGGAGAGCTTGAGTATGCCCGTGAACTTGCCGCGAGGATAAGCGATATTCTTATTAGGGATAAGACCTTACATATCATAGCTGAGGTTGAAAATAAATTATCACCAATCACAAGGACGGTTGAGCCAGGGCCCTCCAATAGTGAGATGGGTGGTGGAGGCCAAACGGATGTGGATAGAGAGGATCGAGGAGTACGTGAGGAGGGATCGGGTTCCTGA